One Clarias gariepinus isolate MV-2021 ecotype Netherlands chromosome 5, CGAR_prim_01v2, whole genome shotgun sequence genomic region harbors:
- the LOC128523747 gene encoding signal transducer and activator of transcription 1-like, with amino-acid sequence MALWYQIQQLDSRYLEQIGQLYNDTFPMEIRQYLSQWIESVDWDTVALDESLARVRFHDLLSKLDELYSRLNPSSNFLLQHNIRKIQRNLQEHFQENTVYMAMIISNSLKEERGILESAMRSQENTDSPKGNVVMEKQKQLDNQVNELKKKVQETEQDIQVMEDLQDEHNFKTKTLQSRMEIEANSQIAKEIKLEELKIREMFLKLNKMREVIVMEILNALKLADLTQSTLISEKLPEWKRRQQMACIGGPPNACLDQLQNWFTTVAECLQQIRHQLNALQELVLNFTYDKDPIALNMSSLQEQALSLFKHLLINSVVVERQPCMPTHPQRPLVLKTGVQFTVKIRLLVKLPELNCQLKVKVSFDKDLTENNNVKGFRKFNILGTNTKVMNMEESNGCLSAEFRHLQLKEKKIVGTKTESPLLITEELHSITFDTQLDQGDISIDITTTSLPVVVISHISQLPSGWGSILWFNMLCTDSQELAFFTNPPPMMWGDLANVLSWQFSSVTKRGLNTDQLSMLADKLLGPEAAGDPNTPVYWNKFIKTAANERAVAFWLWIDGILDLIKRCLLNIWNDGYIVGFINKGKEKTLLQDKRPGTFLLRFSETCKDGGITITWVEQAHNGEPQTHSVKPYRKSDLVNLSFADVIQNYTLMDAENIPENPLLYLYPDIPKDVAFGRYYSNTIDASEDMDVDKPITPSPYVDRRIIPVSEVPDGRLQERILPLSQEEFGVLQHINKNNGMDNLCEGFPN; translated from the exons ATGGCACTTTGGTACCAGATTCAGCAGCTGGACTCAAGATACCTGGAGCAAATCGGCCAGCTCTATAATGATACGTTCCCCATGGAGATTCGTCAGTACCTCAGCCAGTGGATTGAAAGCGTTGACTG GGACACTGTGGCCCTTGATGAGTCTTTAGCAAGGGTGCGTTTCCATGACCTCCTGAGTAAGCTGGATGAGCTCTACAGTCGCCTGAACCCGAGCAGCAACTTCCTTCTTCAGCACAATATCCGCAAAATACAGCGCAACCTACAG GAGCACTTTCAGGAAAATACAGTGTACATGGCTATGATTATATCTAACTCTCTGAAAGAGGAAAGGGGGATTCTGGAGTCAGCCATGAGATCACAG GAAAATACAGACTCACCCAAAGGCAATGTTGTAATGGAGAAGCAGAAACAGCTGGACAACCAGGTGAACGAGCTGAAGAAAAAAGTGCAG GAAACGGAACAGGATATTCAGGTCATGGAGGATCTACAAGACGAGCACAACTTCAAGACAAAAACTTTACAGAGTAGAA TGGAGATCGAAGCAAATTCACAAATAGCCAAAGAGATCAAGTTGGAGGAGTTGAAGATCAGAGAAATGTTCCTTAAGCTGAACAAAATGAGAGAG GTAATAGTAATGGAgatattaaatgcattaaagttaGCAGATCTGACCCAGAGCACGCTCATATCAGAAAAACTTCCCGAGTGGAAGCGGAGGCAACAGATGGCTTGTATCGGTGGTCCGCCAAATGCCTGTCTGGATCAGTTACAAAACTG GTTCACCACAGTAGCCGAGTGTTTGCAGCAGATCCGTCATCAGCTGAACGCGCTCCAGGAGCTGGTGCTGAACTTCACCTACGACAAAGACCCCATTGCTTTGAACATGAGCTCACTGCAGGAGCAGGCGCTATCGCTCTTCAAACACCTCCTCATCAA TTCTGTGGTGGTGGAAAGGCAGCCGTGCATGCCCACGCATCCGCAGAGACCTCTGGTGCTGAAGACGGGTGTGCAGTTCACAGTTAAAATCAG GCTGCTGGTCAAACTACCAGAGTTAAACTGCCAGCTAAAAGTCAAAGTCTCCTTCGACAA GGATTTAACAGAAAACAATAACGTCAAGGG ATTCCGTAAGTTTAATATTTTAGGAACCAACACTAAGGTCATGAATATGGAGGAATCAAACGGCTGTCTGTCTGCTGAGTTCCGGCACTTG caattgaaggaaaagaaaatcgTTGGAACTAAAACTGAG TCTCCTCTTCTCATCACGGAGGAACTTCATTCCATTACCTTTGACACTCAACTCGACCAAGGAGATATTTCTATTGATATAACg acgacTTCACTTCCTGTAGTGGTGATATCTCATATCAGCCAGCTTCCAAGCGGCTGGGGCTCCATCCTCTGGTTTAACATGCTCTGCACTGACAGTCAG GAGCTTGCGTTTTTCACGAACCCTCCCCCGATGATGTGGGGAGACCTGGCGAATGTTCTGAGCTGGCAGTTCTCCTCCGTCACTAAGAGAGGCCTTAACACGGACCAGCTGAGCATGCTCGCAGATAAACTACTGG GTCCCGAGGCTGCAGGAGACCCGAACACTCCCGTCTACTGGAATAAGTTCATTAAG aCGGCAGCGAATGAGAGAGCCGTCGCCTTCTGGCTGTGGATTGATGGGATTCTGGACCTCATCAAACGATGTCTCCTCAACATCTGGAACGATGG GTACATAGTGGGCTTTATTAATAAAGGAAAGGAGAAAACTCTGCTACAAGACAAACGTCCAGGCACTTTCCTCCTGCGCTTCAGTGAAACGTGTAAAGACGGAGGAATCACCATCACCTGGGTGGAGCAGGCCCATAACG GTGAACCCCAAACCCACTCTGTGAAGCCCTACAGGAAATCGGATTTAGTCAACCTGTCTTTTGCCGACGTGATACAGAACTACACACTAATGGATGCAGAGAACATTCCAGAAAACCCTCTGCTCTACCTGTATCCGGACATCCCTAAAGACGTCGCATTCGGACGCTACTACAGCAACACCATAGACG CTTCAGAAGACATGGACGTCGACAAACCGATTACGCCGAGTCCGTATGTGGACAGACGGATAATTCCAGTGTCAGAAGT CCCAGACGGAAGACTTCAGGAGAGAATCCTGCCCTTGAGTCAGGAGGAATTCGGAGTGCTACAGCATATTAACAAAAACAACGGAATGGACAATCTG tgtGAAGGTTTCCCGaattaa